The window GTCGGCCACCCGGCCGGTCACGGCCTCGTGAAGCGTATCCGAGAGTGCCGCGGGTTCCGGCGCGTCCGTCTCCGATTCGTCGACGGCCTCCGGGTCCGGCGTCAACACGTAGAGCGTTCCGTACACGTCGAACTCCCCGAGAACGCCGGGGGCTGAGGGGTCGTTTTCGGCGGGACAGAGGTGCGCGTCGTCGGCGACCGTGAGCCGCCCCTCCCGATAGGCGCGGAGGCGGGAGGCGTACCGGTCGAACTCGAACCGCTCGCCCCGGGCGAGGCGGCCGGGGACGACGACCTCCCCGAGGATCGCGCTGGCGTCGGACGCCAGGTCGACGGAAACCCCCTGACAGTAGCGCGCGTCGGCGTGGAGGATCAGCGGTTCGGGGACGTACTCCAGGTGGGCACCCGGTCCGACCCGGAGCGAGACCTCGACGCCGCCGTAGTTGTGTTCCATCGAGAGCACCTTCGTCGAACTCCCGGTCGAGACGTGCGCGATCGCGTCCTCGCCCGCCGTGATCGAGACGTCGTGGCGGTCGCCCTGTGCGATCCCGCCCGACGGCGACTGGACGTACACGGTCTCTCCCCGGGGATGGGGATCGTGCCCCAGCGTCCCCGA is drawn from Halobellus limi and contains these coding sequences:
- a CDS encoding urease accessory protein UreD; the encoded protein is MAAETTGDEPTESGGDGRLERGRDGSDDGGGARSGAARTTPNGSLPTHPAFERYETESVPSVGVGRPGKSGELDLSFAVADGTTRLVRDYARVPFHVSGTLGHDPHPRGETVYVQSPSGGIAQGDRHDVSITAGEDAIAHVSTGSSTKVLSMEHNYGGVEVSLRVGPGAHLEYVPEPLILHADARYCQGVSVDLASDASAILGEVVVPGRLARGERFEFDRYASRLRAYREGRLTVADDAHLCPAENDPSAPGVLGEFDVYGTLYVLTPDPEAVDESETDAPEPAALSDTLHEAVTGRVADGGGTDGGGGGDGDDAAGSDVEGGSSDVEGDNRDAGGGDPVAAGATALPNGAGVAVRALGDRADAVSGALRAAWSAARIELVGAEAAPRRKN